The nucleotide window ACGCTCAAGAGTGTGGCAGCCGGTTAGGAATCCGACCCAGCGCGTTCCAGGATAAAGCTTCCCCCAATGATGCCTACTCTGAATGTGCCTGAAATCACATCATCTTCCAACATACCGTCAAAGGTCAGTGGGGGGTCCTGGTCCGGGATCACGAAACGAATCCGGCCGTCCGGGAAGACTTCGGCGGTAAAGGCAAGGTTCTCGATCCGCCGCGAAGAAATGTCGAGCGTGCCGCGCAACTCGCCGTCCTCGACAATGAGAGTAGCGCTTACCGGGATATCAGACCCAAGCACCCTTGCATTCCCCTCCCAGTCTCCGACAAGCGATGCTCCCGGGACATCCGGCGTCGGTGTCGGGATGGGTGTGGGCACGACAGTAGGTACTGGAATGGGGGTAAGCGCCGGCGTTGGCGTCGGCGTGGAAATAGCCGTTGGCGCAGGAGTCGGCGTCGCTGTCGGTGTGGGCGCTGCCGTCGGGACTGGCGAAGGAGCCGCGGTTGGTATCGGCGTAGGTACTGCCGTTGGCTGCGGAGTAACGGGGCCTGGGTTAAACGGCCCGCACGTGCTCAACAACACGACAAGCATGCTAGTCGCAAGTGCACGAATGAAAAGCAGCCTTGGTACCCGTAGATACCAAGCTTGTGGGCCGTGCCGCGTTGACGTCGAAAGCCGTGTTGAATTCTTCAGAGCGATGCAACCAAGATGTAGTGAGAATGTACCTGCCAATAAATCAACTATAGCGCACCCGTAGGCTCTCTTGGCTTGCCGTCAGCGGCTGCCCCCTGGTTTCTTAGGAATATCTTAATGTGGAGAAGGGCCGGCAGGCGCCGGCCCTTCTGTAATCTCCAGCTACCGAAAACGTGCCCCCTCCTCGCGTCACTAGCCAGCAAGCGCCTCGTCCACGAGGGCCTGCATGGGCTGCTTCATGCCGCGCAGGGCTTCCTGGACTGTCACCTTGCCCTCAAAGAGGTCTCCAAAGATCGGAGTGATGAGCTGGTCGCGGATCTGGTTGTAGGCGGCGGAACGGAAGGAGCGCCCCGCCGGCACCGCGTATTGCAGCGCGTCGCGGTACACCTCCAGGCGCACCTCCGCCTGGAACTCTGCATCACCGTAGATGTTCTGGGCCCATTCGTCGAAGAAGTCCACGCGGTGGAAGCCGGTACCGCGTGAGATCGCCCAGTTGATAGTCTGGCTGCCCCACTTGATGAGCGCCCAACCGGCATCCGGCTGCTTGGAACCGACCACGATGCCGTTGCCGTCCAGATTCAGGTGCGAGACAGGCTGCGCGCTGGTGCCACGCACGATCGGGCTATAGACGAACGGCGCGCCGCGCTGAATCGCCTCCAGTATCATGAAGAAACCGCCGGGCGCGCTGCGCAACATGGCGCCCCGCTCTTCGACGAATGCCGTCCTGACGTTGGTGCCAAAGAGGTCGCTTACCTGTCCCGGCTTGTCCACGGAGCGGTCCTGAATCGCCATGGTGAAGAAGCGCTCGTAAGCGTCCACGAGCGCGGGATCGTCGGAAGTCACCGTGCGGTTGTCATCGGCGATCCATTCCGTGTCGAAGAGGTTCGGCCAGTCGATGAAGAGGTAGACCGGGCTCGCGCCCAGCAAGCCGAACTGCGAAGTCTTGCCGCCGTCTTCCTTCGTCAGCAGCTTCATTTCAGAGGTAAAGCGGTCGAAGTCCCAGTCGGGGTCTGTCCAGTCGGTGGGCGGCAGGTTCAGACCGGCCTCTTCGTACATGCGCTTGTTGGTTGGCGACACGGGCCAGTCGCCGCCGGACTGATTCGGCAGCGCAAAGAGCTTGCCGTCACGCCGGAACCACGCGTCCATGGCGGCTTCGGGGAAGGGGCTCAGGTCGACCTGGTCCTTGGCCACCCGATCGTCGATGGCTTCCACCGCTCCGAGCGCTGTGAGCGCCGGGTCGGTGAGCCAGGCGACGTCAGGCGCTTGGCCGCCGGCCACGAGAGTCTGCAGGAACTCACGCCGGTCGCCGGTCCAGATGATCCACTTCAGCGTAATGCCGGGGTTGTCGTTTTCAAACGGCTCCTTAACCAGCCCGTCCACGTTATCCAATTGGCGGCTGTTGTGGTGGGTGAGCCATTGCACTTCCACGGGTTCGGCCATGGCGGGTTTCTCTTCCTCCGCCTTGGCAGTCTCTTCCTCGGCCATCTCGCCGCCGGGTTCCGCTGCCATCTGCTGGCCGCAGGCAGCTAGAAAGAGGCTTCCCGCGGAGAACGCGCCGATACTACCGAACAGACGACGGCGCGTGAATTGGTGTCGAAGCTCCACTGTTCATCCTCCATTGCTTAAAGCAAAACTACGGTCACGGGGATCACTGCCACAGAGGGCCTATGGGCAATACCCTCCTTTCCGTAAGCGTAAAGTTCCCTCAGGTAAAATTATGCCCATCAATAGCCATGTGTCAAGATCTGCGCGGCAAAAATCAATCGAAATCCTCGCTGACATGTGGGAAATTACGCCTGCGGCTACAATGTCCCTATGAACCTGTGCAATTCACGGTAGAAGAAATGAAACGTAAGGAGCATGCCCCGTGAATGAGCGTTCCGCCCAACTACGGGCTTTGATCGAGCGACCCGGCATTGTCGTCTTGCCCGGCGCGTATGACTGCTTGAGCGCGCGTCTCGCGGAGCAAGCCGGTTTCGAGACCGTCTTTACGACCGGCTTCGGCTTTGCCGCCAGCGCGCTCGGCGTACCGGACCTCGGCTTGATGACTGCCAGCGAAATCCTGGACCGCGTACACAACATCGTGAACAGCGTGAACGTGCCCCTCGTCGCCGATATGGACACCGGCTACGGCAATCCGCTCAATGTCATCCGTACCGTGAGCGAGTGCGTGGCGCAGGGCGTGGCCGGCATCATCCTGGAAGACCAGGAGTGGCCGAAGAAGTGCGGCCACCTGGAAGGCAAGCGCGTGATCCCTATGGAAGACCACGTGCAGAAGCTGCGCGCCGCGGTGGATGCCCGGGGCGATTCCGGCCTGGTGATCATTGCCCGCACCGATTCGCGGGCGGTTTTGGGCTTGGATGAGGCTCTCGCACGCGGTCAGGCCTATTACGAAGCCGGGGCCGACGTGGTCTTCATCGAAGCGCCCCAGTCGCTGGAGGAACTGCACGCTATCGCCGCAGCATTTCCTACCGCGCCGCTCTTTGCCAACATGATAGAAGGCGGCAAGACGCCCGTCCTCTCACCCGCTGAACTCGCCGAGATTGGCTTCAAGATTGTAGTCTATCCGCTTTCGAGTCTCTTCTCCGCGGCGCGCGCCATGCAGCACGTCTACAAGGCGCTCAAAGAGCACGGCACGACCGGCACCATCACCGACATGACCACCCTGGATGAGTTCACGGAGTGCGTGAACGTGGACCAGTTCCGCGCCTGGGAGAAACAGTACGCCACACGGGAAAGCAGTTGACGGGTCATTTGATTGCTCTGTAGACTCGCAGTATGGGTAGATTTCTAAGGTCGCCAGACCTACGGAACATCCTATACGAAGCTGCCGGTGGGCAGTGTCAAGAATGTGGTGCCCGCTTGAAAGAAGGCTGGCACGCCGATCACATAGTCCCGTGGTCGGTCAGCCACCGAACGAATGTCCTCGAAATGCAGGCGCTTTGTCCGTCCTGCAATGTTAAGAAGGGAAACAGGATGGCAGGATTTCAGTTTGAGGTAGACCTTACTGCATTTCGTGAGCACCAGCGGTTGGCCTACGACACAGTCGTAGAGAATGTACGCAGGGGCAAAAAGACTACTGGGATAGTCTTGCCACCTAGGTATGGCAAGTCAGATGTGATTCGGATGTCGGCGGCCAGACTAATTGCAGATGGCGTTGTTAGTCGGGCGTTCTTTGTTACGCCGAATTCTATTCTCACGGCCCAACTGATCGATGATCGCAAAGTCTCGGACATGGCACACCGATACAAGCTGGGACCTGCCGCCCCGATTACCACAGCTGCTATTGAAAACCGCCCAAGGCTCCCGTTTCCCAATGTTGCATTCGCTGCGATGAATATACAGCTCGCGAATAACAACATGCCGTTTTTCACCGAATTGGTCAAGTCGACGATCCGTAAGACTGGCCTTGCACCAGTGGTGTACTTTGACGAGATTCACACCGCTTCTTTGAGCAACTCTTGGGGTCGGTGCATCAAGGAATGGCAAGATGCCGGAGCTTTCATTGTAGGGCTAACTGCAACCCCATATAGGACGGATAAGCACCGGCTTCCTGGCTTCACGTACCGTTCTGTGTCAAATGAACCTATCACAATCAGGAGGCCAGAAGGCGAAGATAAGGTCATCATCAGCGAAGGTGAGGCACTGCTCTATCAGTTGGAAGCTGATTATGCGATTGGCTTCCGCGAAGTCTGGGATGAGGCAGATCCACCTGTGCTCTGCAAGGTCACTCACCAGCCATTTGAGGTGAATCTCCAGCAGATTGATGGGCTGATGGGCACTCCAATAGGTGCTAGGCGGCTTTCTGAGCTTTCCCAAGACGTGA belongs to Chloroflexota bacterium and includes:
- a CDS encoding extracellular solute-binding protein; its protein translation is MELRHQFTRRRLFGSIGAFSAGSLFLAACGQQMAAEPGGEMAEEETAKAEEEKPAMAEPVEVQWLTHHNSRQLDNVDGLVKEPFENDNPGITLKWIIWTGDRREFLQTLVAGGQAPDVAWLTDPALTALGAVEAIDDRVAKDQVDLSPFPEAAMDAWFRRDGKLFALPNQSGGDWPVSPTNKRMYEEAGLNLPPTDWTDPDWDFDRFTSEMKLLTKEDGGKTSQFGLLGASPVYLFIDWPNLFDTEWIADDNRTVTSDDPALVDAYERFFTMAIQDRSVDKPGQVSDLFGTNVRTAFVEERGAMLRSAPGGFFMILEAIQRGAPFVYSPIVRGTSAQPVSHLNLDGNGIVVGSKQPDAGWALIKWGSQTINWAISRGTGFHRVDFFDEWAQNIYGDAEFQAEVRLEVYRDALQYAVPAGRSFRSAAYNQIRDQLITPIFGDLFEGKVTVQEALRGMKQPMQALVDEALAG
- a CDS encoding oxaloacetate decarboxylase — its product is MNERSAQLRALIERPGIVVLPGAYDCLSARLAEQAGFETVFTTGFGFAASALGVPDLGLMTASEILDRVHNIVNSVNVPLVADMDTGYGNPLNVIRTVSECVAQGVAGIILEDQEWPKKCGHLEGKRVIPMEDHVQKLRAAVDARGDSGLVIIARTDSRAVLGLDEALARGQAYYEAGADVVFIEAPQSLEELHAIAAAFPTAPLFANMIEGGKTPVLSPAELAEIGFKIVVYPLSSLFSAARAMQHVYKALKEHGTTGTITDMTTLDEFTECVNVDQFRAWEKQYATRESS